One genomic segment of Gossypium arboreum isolate Shixiya-1 chromosome 3, ASM2569848v2, whole genome shotgun sequence includes these proteins:
- the LOC108476027 gene encoding putative DEAD-box ATP-dependent RNA helicase 29 isoform X1, producing the protein MAPVDERFVSSKAELKRKQKEKKKAKSGGFESLNLSPNVYRGIKRKGYRVPTPIQRKTMPLILAGNDVVAMARTGSGKTAAFLVPMLEKLKQHVPQGGVRALILSPTRDLALQTLKFAKELGKFIDLRISLLVGGDSMESQFEELAQNPDIIIATPGRLMHHLTEVDDMTLRTVEYVVFDEADSLFGMGFAEQLHKILTQLSENRQTLLFSATLPSALAEFAKAGLRDPQLVRLDLETKISPDLKLVFFTLRQEEKHAALLYLARDHISSDQQTLIFVSTKHHVEFLNIMFREEGIEPSVCYGDMDQDARKINISKFRSRKTMLLIVTDVAARGIDIPLLDNVINWDFPPKPKIFVHRVGRAARAGRTGTAFSFVTSEDMPYLLDLHLFLSRPIRAAPTEEEVFQDMDGAMNKIGQAIANGESVYGRFPQNIIDLISDRVRDMIDSSAELNNLQRTCANAFRLYSKTKPLPARESIKRAKDLPREGLHPIFRNVLEGGELAALAFSERLKAFRPKQTILEAESEATKSKHSQWVGVMKKKRDIHEKIINLVHKQRFSNHVEKEIEPDITSSKINDTKEARGSKRKARNFKDEEYYISSVPTNHHTEAGLSVRSNEGFGSNRLESAVLDLVADDSEGLQKQKSRYHWDKRGKKYVKLNNGECVTASGKVKTESGAKVKTEKTGIYKKWKERSHKKVYLKGTTNGENGEATTISSGDYWSRGNGRNFRGNKKLQHSVPNAHVRSEIKDFEQVRKERQKKANNKLSYMKGKANKKKGKNFGKSGKRGKSK; encoded by the exons ATGGCTCCGGTAGACGAGCGTTTTGTAAGCTCCAAAGCGGAGCTTAAACGAAAAcagaaggaaaagaagaaggcaaaATCTGGTGGCTTCGAGTCCTTAAACCTAAGCCCTAATGTCTACAGAGGAATCAAGCGGAAGGGATACAGAGTCCCTACGCCGATTCAACGCAAGACCATGCCTCTTATTCTTGCTGGAAACGACGTCGTTGCCATGGCCCGGACTGGTTCTGGGAAGACGGCGGCTTTTTTGGTCCCCATGCTGGAGAAACTGAAGCAGCACGTGCCTCAGGGCGGTGTCCGAGCTCTCATTTTGTCTCCGACCAGAGATTTGGCCTTGCAGACTTTGAAGTTTGCCAAGGAATTGGGAAAATTTATAG ATCTTCGGATTAGTTTGCTTGTCGGCGGTGATAGCATGGAAAGTCAGTTTGAAGAGTTGGCACAAAACCCTGATATTATTATTGCTACTCCTGGTAGACTGATGCACCATCTAACTGAGGTTGATGATATGACACTTCGTACAGTAGAATATGTGGTATTTGATGAAGCAGATTCCCTCTTTGGCATGGGTTTTGCTGAACAGTTGCATAAAATTCTTACCCAGCTTAGTGAAAACCGTCAGACCTTGCTCTTTAGTGCAACTTTACCAAGTGCCCTAGCAGAGTTTGCTAAGGCAGGACTGCGAGACCCTCAACTTGTGCGGCTTGATTTAGAAACCAAGATTAGCCCCGACTTAAAGCTTGTTTTTTTCACCTTGCGTCAGGAAGAAAAACATGCTGCACTGTTGTATTTGGCAAGGGACCACATTAGTTCTGATCAACAAACTTTGATATTTGTTTCCACTAAACATCATGTAGAGTTCCTTAATATTATGTTTCGAGAGGAGGGTATTGAGCCTTCTGTGTGTTATGGTGATATGGATCAAGATGCTCGgaaaattaatatttcaaaattcagaTCAAGAAAAACTATGTTGCTTATTGTGACAGACGTTGCTGCTAGGGGTATTGACATACCTTTACTAGATAATGTTATTAACTGGGACTTCCCTCCGAAGcccaaaatttttgttcatcGTGTTGGACGAGCAGCAAGGGCAGGTAGGACTGGTACTGCATTTTCCTTTGTGACATCTGAGGATATGCCGTACCTTTTAGATCTTCATCTATTTCTGTCAAGACCAATCAGGGCGGCACCTACTGAAGAGGAGGTTTTTCAAGATATGGATGGGGCAATGAATAAAATTGGTCAAGCAATTGCAAATGGAGAATCTGTTTATGGACGTTTCCCCCAAAACATTATTGATCTTATTTCAGATAGGGTTAGGGACATGATTGATTCATCTGCAGAACTAAATAATTTGCAGAGGACATGTGCAAATGCTTTTCGTCTGTATTCCAAGACTAAACCATTGCCTGCAAGGGAGTCCATCAAAAGGGCAAAGGATTTGCCCCGTGAAGGTTTGCATCCTATCTTTAGAAATGTACTGGAAGGAGGTGAATTGGCGGCACTTGCATTTTCTGAACGTCTGAAAGCTTTCAG ACCCAAGCAGACCATTCTGGAAGCTGAAAGTGAAGCCACTAAATCAAAGCATTCTCAG TGGGTCggtgtgatgaagaagaagagAGATATACATGAGAAGATCATTAACTTGGTTCATAAGCAGCGCTTTAGCAATCATGTGGAAAAG GAAATCGAACCTGACATTACTTCTTCAAAGATAAATGACACAAAAG AGGCTCGTGGTTCTAAAAGAAAGGCGAGGAACTTCAAGGATGAGGAGTATTACATAAGTTCTGTGCCAACAAATCAT CATACAGAGGCTGGTCTCTCAGTAAGAAGTAATGAAGGGTTTGGATCAAATAG GTTGGAATCTGCTGTACTGGATCTTGTTGCTGACGATAGTGAAGGTTTGCAGAAACAAAAATCCAGATATCATTGGGATAAG AGGGGTAAAAAGTACGTCAAATTGAATAATGGTGAATGTGTTACAGCTAGTGGAAAG GTGAAGacagagagtggtgccaaagtaAAAACTGAGAAAACAGGAATATACAAGAAGTGGAAAGAACGATCTCACAAAAAGGTATATTTGAAGGGAACCACCAACGGAGAGAATGGTGAGGCAACAACAATTTCATCAG GAGACTATTGGTCACGAGGTAATGGTAGAAACTTCAGAGGGAACAAGAAATTGCAGCATTCTGTGCCTAATGCTCATGTACGTTCAGAGATCAAAGATTTCGAACAAGTGCGAAAGGAAAGACAGAAGAAGGCAAATAATAAACTGTCATATATGAAGGGCAAAGCCAACAAGAAAAAGGGTAAAAATTTTGGTAAAAGTGGTAAAAGAGGAAAATCCAAGTAG
- the LOC108476027 gene encoding putative DEAD-box ATP-dependent RNA helicase 29 isoform X2, which translates to MESQFEELAQNPDIIIATPGRLMHHLTEVDDMTLRTVEYVVFDEADSLFGMGFAEQLHKILTQLSENRQTLLFSATLPSALAEFAKAGLRDPQLVRLDLETKISPDLKLVFFTLRQEEKHAALLYLARDHISSDQQTLIFVSTKHHVEFLNIMFREEGIEPSVCYGDMDQDARKINISKFRSRKTMLLIVTDVAARGIDIPLLDNVINWDFPPKPKIFVHRVGRAARAGRTGTAFSFVTSEDMPYLLDLHLFLSRPIRAAPTEEEVFQDMDGAMNKIGQAIANGESVYGRFPQNIIDLISDRVRDMIDSSAELNNLQRTCANAFRLYSKTKPLPARESIKRAKDLPREGLHPIFRNVLEGGELAALAFSERLKAFRPKQTILEAESEATKSKHSQWVGVMKKKRDIHEKIINLVHKQRFSNHVEKEIEPDITSSKINDTKEARGSKRKARNFKDEEYYISSVPTNHHTEAGLSVRSNEGFGSNRLESAVLDLVADDSEGLQKQKSRYHWDKRGKKYVKLNNGECVTASGKVKTESGAKVKTEKTGIYKKWKERSHKKVYLKGTTNGENGEATTISSGDYWSRGNGRNFRGNKKLQHSVPNAHVRSEIKDFEQVRKERQKKANNKLSYMKGKANKKKGKNFGKSGKRGKSK; encoded by the exons ATGGAAAGTCAGTTTGAAGAGTTGGCACAAAACCCTGATATTATTATTGCTACTCCTGGTAGACTGATGCACCATCTAACTGAGGTTGATGATATGACACTTCGTACAGTAGAATATGTGGTATTTGATGAAGCAGATTCCCTCTTTGGCATGGGTTTTGCTGAACAGTTGCATAAAATTCTTACCCAGCTTAGTGAAAACCGTCAGACCTTGCTCTTTAGTGCAACTTTACCAAGTGCCCTAGCAGAGTTTGCTAAGGCAGGACTGCGAGACCCTCAACTTGTGCGGCTTGATTTAGAAACCAAGATTAGCCCCGACTTAAAGCTTGTTTTTTTCACCTTGCGTCAGGAAGAAAAACATGCTGCACTGTTGTATTTGGCAAGGGACCACATTAGTTCTGATCAACAAACTTTGATATTTGTTTCCACTAAACATCATGTAGAGTTCCTTAATATTATGTTTCGAGAGGAGGGTATTGAGCCTTCTGTGTGTTATGGTGATATGGATCAAGATGCTCGgaaaattaatatttcaaaattcagaTCAAGAAAAACTATGTTGCTTATTGTGACAGACGTTGCTGCTAGGGGTATTGACATACCTTTACTAGATAATGTTATTAACTGGGACTTCCCTCCGAAGcccaaaatttttgttcatcGTGTTGGACGAGCAGCAAGGGCAGGTAGGACTGGTACTGCATTTTCCTTTGTGACATCTGAGGATATGCCGTACCTTTTAGATCTTCATCTATTTCTGTCAAGACCAATCAGGGCGGCACCTACTGAAGAGGAGGTTTTTCAAGATATGGATGGGGCAATGAATAAAATTGGTCAAGCAATTGCAAATGGAGAATCTGTTTATGGACGTTTCCCCCAAAACATTATTGATCTTATTTCAGATAGGGTTAGGGACATGATTGATTCATCTGCAGAACTAAATAATTTGCAGAGGACATGTGCAAATGCTTTTCGTCTGTATTCCAAGACTAAACCATTGCCTGCAAGGGAGTCCATCAAAAGGGCAAAGGATTTGCCCCGTGAAGGTTTGCATCCTATCTTTAGAAATGTACTGGAAGGAGGTGAATTGGCGGCACTTGCATTTTCTGAACGTCTGAAAGCTTTCAG ACCCAAGCAGACCATTCTGGAAGCTGAAAGTGAAGCCACTAAATCAAAGCATTCTCAG TGGGTCggtgtgatgaagaagaagagAGATATACATGAGAAGATCATTAACTTGGTTCATAAGCAGCGCTTTAGCAATCATGTGGAAAAG GAAATCGAACCTGACATTACTTCTTCAAAGATAAATGACACAAAAG AGGCTCGTGGTTCTAAAAGAAAGGCGAGGAACTTCAAGGATGAGGAGTATTACATAAGTTCTGTGCCAACAAATCAT CATACAGAGGCTGGTCTCTCAGTAAGAAGTAATGAAGGGTTTGGATCAAATAG GTTGGAATCTGCTGTACTGGATCTTGTTGCTGACGATAGTGAAGGTTTGCAGAAACAAAAATCCAGATATCATTGGGATAAG AGGGGTAAAAAGTACGTCAAATTGAATAATGGTGAATGTGTTACAGCTAGTGGAAAG GTGAAGacagagagtggtgccaaagtaAAAACTGAGAAAACAGGAATATACAAGAAGTGGAAAGAACGATCTCACAAAAAGGTATATTTGAAGGGAACCACCAACGGAGAGAATGGTGAGGCAACAACAATTTCATCAG GAGACTATTGGTCACGAGGTAATGGTAGAAACTTCAGAGGGAACAAGAAATTGCAGCATTCTGTGCCTAATGCTCATGTACGTTCAGAGATCAAAGATTTCGAACAAGTGCGAAAGGAAAGACAGAAGAAGGCAAATAATAAACTGTCATATATGAAGGGCAAAGCCAACAAGAAAAAGGGTAAAAATTTTGGTAAAAGTGGTAAAAGAGGAAAATCCAAGTAG